The sequence GCCACGGATGCGGTCAGCTCGATGTTGTCCCAGGCCGCCGGGCTGAGGAACTCGTAGTGCGGGGAGCCCGCTTCGTCCAGCTCGACCGACACGAACCCCGTCGCCAGGTGACGATCGAGTTGGATCAGATCGACGGGCACGCCGAGACGGGCTGCGCGCCGGATCGCTTCGTGACCCAGCTGATCGTCACCGACACGGCTAACGATTGCGCCCGGCAGACCCAGCGCTCGCAGGTGCCCGGCGACGTTGAAGGGCGCCCCGCCGAGGAAGAGCCCCGCGGGAAGGGAGTCCCACAGGATCTCTCCCACGCAGAGGATCTCGTCGGCCGCCACGTTAGCGTTCGAGGTTGGCGACCGGCCTGCCGTCCAGGCCCCACGTGGGGTCGGGGCCGATCCCCAGGTAGGCCAGGGCGGTTGCGGCGACGTCCACGATGTTGGGCGGGGTGTCGATCGATCCCGGTCGGATGCGCGGGCCGTTCGCAAGGAAGAAGATCGTCCGCTCCTCCGGGGTGTCCCCGCCGTGTCCACCGTCCGTCGTCCGGCCGTGGTCGGTGGAAACGAGGATCAGCCAGTCTTCCTGTTCGTAGTTGGGGCGAGCGCGAATGGCCGCCACCAGGCGCCCGACCTGGCGATCGGCCCGCGCGATGGCCGCCATGTACTCGTCCTCGATGGAGCCGGTGTGGTGGCTCACCTCATCGGGGTTGCCGAGGTAGACGAACATGGCGTCCGGATCGTTGTTCAGCAGCTCCGCCTCCGCCGCCGCAACCGAGAGCTCGTCCGCCGCACCCCAACCAAGACGGCCGCCGTCGTACGAGACGCGCGCATCGATCGCCTGTCCCAGCACCGGACCAGCCGTACCCCGCTCCTCGGACGTCTGGGGTTCGATCAACGGCGGCCAGTCCGCCACGGCAAAGGTGCGCAGCTGCGGCCGCGTCCTCTCGATACGGGTGAGAAAGTCGGGGTAGCGATCCAGCCCGTTGTCCGGGAAGGGGAAGTCGTTGCTGAGGATCCCGTGCTTCTCCTTCCATACCCCGGTGAGCATACTGGCCCAGCCCGGCCCGCTGATCGTGGGTAGTCCCGTCTGGGCGCGATCGCTATAGGCGCCGGTGCGGATCAGGGAGTCCAGGTTCGGCGTGGGCACCGACCGCAGCACGTCAGGGCGGACGCCGTCGATGCCGATCAGGATCACTTTGGGGGTGCGACTGTTTTCCTGCGCAGCGCCGTCGAGCGGCATCGCCAGGAGGCCGGACAGGGCGAGCAGAGCAAGCCTCGAGATCACCCGAAGAACAGGTTGGTGGCGAGGCGGGATCGAAGTCAGGCGCATGACCATCACCAGGGACGCTCCGAGCGAGAGTAGAGGTAGGCGAAATCGACGAGTCGCGCACCTGAGGCGTCGGCAACGGCGTACTGGCCGCCCTCGTAGAGGGAGGCACCGCCGACGCGTCCATCCTTGGCAATCGCGTAGTAACTGAGGCCGAACCGAGGCCGCCCCCGGTCGTCGAGCAGGCGGCGCTCGGTCATCTGCACCACTCGCTCGAGGGTGCGCAGGCAGGCCTCCTCCGGGCTGGCGCCCTGCCGCATGAATTCCACCGTCAGGAACGCTCCGCACACCTTGATGTTGGCCTCGCCTCGACCGGTGGATCCGGCGGCCCCAACCGAGTTGTCGCAGTACTGGCCCGCGCCGATGATGGGACTGTCGCCCACCCGGCCAGGGATCTTCCACGACAGCCCGCTGGTGGAGGTCACCGAGGCGATGTCACCCGCGGCGTTCACCGCGTTCATGTTGATCGTTCCGGTGGTGAACCGAACCGCCACTTCATCGGCCGGATCGAGCCAGTTGTCCGAGGGGTTCAGCCGCGCCCTCCAGCGCAGCCAGTCCTGGCGCGACTTTTCGGTGAGCAGCTCCTGCTCCTCGAAGCCCATGTCGAGAGCGAAGCGCTTGGCTCCTTCCCCGACCAGCAAGATGTGATCGGTGTGATCCATGATCGCCTTAGCCACCAGTGACGGGGTGGCGATCCCTTCGAGCGCTGCCACGGCTCCAGCGCGGTTGGTGGGGCCGTGCATGCAGGAGGCATCGAGCTGCACCACCCCGTCTGCGTTGGGGAGGCCGCCCAGACCCACCGACTGATCCTCTGGATCCAGCTCCTGGATGTTGACGCCCGCGATGACCGCGTCGAGAGGATCTGCGCCCTGCTGGATCATCTCGTACGCGCGGGCCACTCCGCGCAGCCCGTTAGCGGATGCAATGACCACGGGAGTAGCCAGCGGGCGATCGGGCGGTGGCAGTGGGTGACGCAGGGTGGGAAGGAGGCGGGCCTGCAGCTCCGCGGGAAGCAACGCACCGGCGGCGCTCGACGCGGCCAGACCGAAGAACGCGCGACGCGAGACGGACATGTTGCGGGCTCCTGGCGTGGGAAGAAGGGAAGAAGCCAATCTCCCGCAATTGTACGCCCCGCCAGGCGCGACGGCGAGGGGGATGGGCCGCCGCGCCGGAGCCCGTAGCGCGATGCTACCGGTATGGGTGGCGCTGGGCGTACCGGTAGGCCGTGTATCCCGCGATCAGGTGACAGACCCAACCGAGAAGGCCGCCGGTGCCAAGCCACAGTCCCGGCGTGATGATCAGCCAGAAGATGCCCCGGATCCACGTGCCGTTGTAGATCTGGCCAACGCCGGGGATGATCAGGCTGAGCAGCCCGGCCGCGACGGGATCCCGCATCGTAATCCTCCATCTGGTCAGGTGAAAGGAGCGGACGGTTCCGCGCCCTGAGCGCTCTACGGACAGAGTCGGTCGAAGGTTGCATCGTGCATACGGGCGCGAGTGGCACGGACGGCGCAGTAAGCCCGAGCCAATGACCGGATTTGAGCCTCTCACCTGGACGGGACCGATGGACGAGACACCGCGGCAGCCAGAGGAGCAACGAGAGGTGGTCGAGCGACGCGAGACGGTGCACCGCACGACCGGGTCGGGTCCGGCGGCGACCGACCGCGGCCGCAGGTCGAGCGCAGGGATCTGGGTCCTCCTGCTGGCCCTGGTCGTCGCGGCGCTGGCCTGGTACGCCCTCTCCCGCGGCGAACCCGCCGAAGTCGACATGCCCGAAGTCGAAGCCCCGGACGTAGATCTCCCGGAGGACGAACCGAACATCGAGGTGAACGTTGATGATGGCGGGGAAGAGTAGGAGGAGCGCCCCCGCAGCTCGCTTGGGTTTGGGCGCACGACTACGGGGGCGGTAAGCAGGACTGTCTCGCGGTAGGAAGGGCTACGGGATGATAAGCAGGATATGAGGGAACATGACGAAGGGGCCGGCACCCGGTGGTGTCGGCCCCTGAAGCGTCCCGCGGCTGTTGGCGAGCTCAACTCGCCCCGACGAGATCGCGGACGGCCTTGGCCACCAGGCGCACCTTGGCGGCGTCGCGCGCCCCGCCGGCGTCCTGCTCGAGCCGATCGGCCAGCGCCGTCAAAGCCGACTGCCTCGCCTGCCCGCCCGTACTCTCGGCCCGCACCAACTCCTGCCGCGCCGTTTCGATGCGGGAGGCAGCGAGACCATCGTTGCGCTCGAGCTGGTCGAGGTAGGCCCGGGCGAGAGCGAAGCTCGGCGGCCAGACGTACTGCGGCTGCCCCTGCGCGTTCAGGTACTCGAGCCGCACCGTGTTGGCAGCGTCGATCTCGTTCTGCGTCAGGTACTCGCTGGGCACCAGCTCGAAGATGTCGAGTCCGCGCGCGATCTCGGAGCTGACGATGGCGCCATTGTACCAGTAGACCGACCAGGAACCGCCCATCCTCATCCGCTGCGGGTCGATCGGTCCGCGGTCGTGGTAGGCGATCTCCACCGGGTTCTGCGGATCGGTCCAATCGAAGACCGAGATGCCGCCCTGGTACCAGGCCTGGACCATCACGTCGCGTCCGGGAATGGGGATCAGGGACCCGTTGTGGGCGACGCAGTTCTCCTGCACCGTCTGCGGCGCCGGGAGCTTGTAGTAGCTCTGGAACTTCAGCTCGCGATTCTCGATGGTGAAGATGGCGTCCGCGCCCCACTCCTTGGGATCACTCGCGCGGCACTTGGGAGCTCCGCCGCCACCCCATTCGTCGGTGAAGAGGACCTTCGTCCCGTCGTTGTTGAAGGTCGCCGAGTGCCAGTAGGAGAAGTTCGAGTCCGCGACGGCCGTGATCCGAACCGGCTCCACCGGGTTGCTGATGTCGATCAGCAGGCCGTAACCCTCACAGGCGCCGCCAGCCAACCCGATCGCCGGGTACACGGTGATGTCGTGGCACTGCGTGGGGCCGCTTCCCGGTCCCCGCTGCGCCTCGATCATCTGCTGGATCATCGCCGGCAGCCTCGCGCGCAGTGTCGCCGAGTCCGCCGCGGTTGGCTCTCCAGTGCCGCCTCGGGCGGCCACGATCCCCGCCAGCATCTGGGAGAGCGCCTGCGGTGGGACCTCCATGAGCTGCTCACCGACCGCCACCACCCATTCGCCGCGCGCCTGCGCGGCCTCGAGCTCCGCCTGCTCCTCCGGGGCGAGCCCGTGGCTGGGCGGGGCCACCAGGCCGCTGAAGATGCGCGGCGAGCTGACGATTGCCGCCGCACCGGGGTTGGCCAGGGGGACCTTGATCACCTCGATGCGGAAGAGCGCGGTATTCGGATCCTCCTCCGGCGGCGCATCGCTGCACCCGGGCAACTCCTCCGCCGGGCGCACCACCGACGAGCCCGAGATGTAGATGTAGACGTTCTCCGGGTCATCCGGGTCCACCACAACCGTGTGGGTGTGGGAGCCGCGGCACGTCTGCACGTTGCCCACGTTCACCGGATTGCGGATGTCGCTGATGTCGAAGATCCGCAGGCCGCGGAGCCGGTCGGGGCTCGCCGCCGCCTCTACACCCTGCGTTCCGCAATCCAGTCGGCCGCTCAGGCCCTCGCCCGAGACGAACAGCAGGTTCTGGTACACGGAGACGTCGCTCTGCGAGGCAGGGCAGACGAAGCCGGTCACCAGCTGCGGGTTCGCCCGGTCGCTGATGTCCCAGATCTGGAAGCCGTTGTAGTTGCCCTGAAAGACGTAGTTGTCCTTGAAGGCCAGGTCGGAGTTGGTGACGCCCACAAAGTCACGCGGCGGCGGGACGCTCGCCAGCTTGCGAAGATTCCAGATCGCCTCCTCCGCGTCCAACAGCCCCGCTCCCAGGCCGACGCGGGGATCGGACCCGGGCGAGGCGGCGGGCGAAGCTGCCGCCGGCCCGCCCGCGGCGGCGCCCGAGGACGAAGAGGCGCATCCTGCGAGCCCGAGCGCGCCACCGAGCAGCGTCGCCGCCGCCAGCCGCATCCTTCCCGCTCCGCCGGAGCGCACTCGCCGAGCGAGCGCGAGCATTGTTCTCATGATTCGATCGATTCTGGACCCGTGGAATGGAGGGGAGGGCCTACTGCCCGCCCACCGGCTGCGGTAGCTGCGCTAGCATCGATTGCATGCGCGCGACTTCGGTGGTCTGATCTACCTGAACGTCGGACGCGAACTTGAACACCTGCTCGTCCTGTGCGGCCCCGTCCGTTGCGAAGAGCTCCTGCACCATGGTGACCGCGCCCTGGTGGTGTCGGATCATGCCGGTGAGGAAGAGCCGGTCGAACTCGTCCCCGCGTGCCTGCTCGAGCTGCCGGATCTCCTCCGGCGAGAGCATTCCCGGCATCTGCCTCATCGAGTGCTGGGAGTGATCGATCCCGCCATGCGCACCGTGCGCACCTGCCCCCATGGCCACCTCCGGCACGGGCTGCCTGCGATCCTGCAACCAGCGCCGCATGATGGCGATCTCGTCGTTCTGCGCATTGATGATGCGCCCCGCCAGGGTATGGATACGAGGATTCTCCGTGCGCTCCGGCACCATCTCCGACATCTCGATGGCCTGCGCGTGGTGGTGGATCATGTCTGTCATGAAGCGCACGTCCGCCGCGGTGTAGCGGGTCTGCGCGCTGTCCAGACGGGCGTAGTAGAGCTCCTCGTACTCTGCGGTGGAGGAAGGCGCGGTCCCGGTGCTGGGGCCCGCAGGGGTGCGGCTTGCCGCGGCGCACGCGCTCGCCGCCAGCGTCAGCGCCACCAGCAGGACACGCCTCGCGATCTGTGATACGGTCATGCGAACTTTCCGGGACATCGGTGAGGCGACTTCGTACGCCGCGCCCTTGGGCCTGCAATCTGGTGTGCCACAGCGGGTAAGCGCAATGAGAAGGGCCCGGCGGAGGAAGTTACGGGGCAGGCAGCAGCAGTGGGGGGACAGGCTCGGGATCGCACCCGGGCGTTTCCGCCAAGGCCGAGAGCAGACCGCGCTGAACCGGCCCTTGGAGACTGAGGCCCAACGTGCCCGCCAAGTCCCTGCTAAGCACTGGCCGGGGAGAGGGGTACAGGACGGAAGGCAGCTGGCTTCTGCGGGGAGCATGTTCCAGGGCAGCCTCGAGGGGCGGGACGGCGAGTCGAGCCATCGGTGACCCGCCGTCCACCGAAGTTACAGCGGCGCCCCCAAGTAAGCCGCGAGGCGCAGGAGGTCCGCGAACACGCCCCCGGCGGTCACGTCCGGTCCCGCGCCCGGCCCCTGCACGATCAGTGGGTTCTCGTGATACCGCCGCGTCCGGAAGAGGACGATGTTGTCGGTGAGCTGGATGCGCGCAAAGGGGTGATCCTCGGGATAGGTACGCAGGGTCGCGCTGGCTCGCCCCTCCCGGTCCACGGAACCGACGAAGCGGAGCACCTCGCCTCTGGCCTCCGCCTGCCGCCGCAGATCCTCCATGGCGGCGTCCTCGTGGTGCAGGCTCCCCATGAACTCCTCCAGGGTGCCGGCGCGCAGCTCCGCGGGAACCAGGCTCTCCACCCGCACGTCCGCGAGCTCCAGCGGGAGGCCCATCTCGCGCCCGAGAATCGCCACCTTCCGCGCCACGTCCATCCCCGAAAGGTCGTCGCGTGGATCAGGCTCGGTATACCCCTTCGCGCGCGCGTCGAGAACGATCTCCGAGAAGGTCCTCGATCCGTCGAACGCGTTGAAGAGGTAGGAAAGCGTCCCGGAGAAGATCCCCTCGATCTGGAGTACCTCGTCTCCGGTCTGGATCAGGTCGCGCAGGGTCTGGATGATCGGCAGGCCCGCTCCGACGGTCGTCTCGTAGAAATAGCGCGCGCCCGAGCCGCGGCCGGCCTCCCGTAGCTTACGGTAGAAATCCAGCGGAGCGGTGTTGGCTCGCTTGTTGGGCGTGATGATGCTGATCCCGCGGCGCAGCCAATCCACGTAGTTGCTGGCGACCACCTCGCTCGCGGTGCAATCGATCAGGACCGAATGCGGCAGGTGGTCGGAGTGCACGTGGCGCACGAGGCGGTCCGGATCCACTGGCTCGCGCTCCTGCTCGAAGAGCCTCCGCCACCGGGTGAGATCGATCTGCCGATCGTCCAGCAGCATGTATCGCGAGGTCGCAATGGCCCGCACCCGCAGGTCGATGTTGAGCTCCTCCTTCAGCCTTCCCACCTGATCGGCGAGCTGGTCGAGCAGGGTGCTACCGACCACACCCGGGCCGATCACGCCGATCGAGAGCGTCTGCGGCGAGAGGTAGAAGCTCGAATGGACCGCGCGCAGCGCCCGACTCGCCTCCGCCTGGTCGATGACCGCGGAGATATTCCGCTCGGACGAGCCCTGGGCGATCGCGCGGATGTTGATACCGGCTTTGCCCAGCGCGCCGAAGAAGTTGGCCGCCACACCGGGCTGGCCGGTCATGCCGTCGCCGACCGCCGCCAGCACGCAGCAGTCGTTCACCAGCTCGATCTTTTCGATCTGCTTCTGGTGGCGCTCGGCGAAGAACGCGCGCTCGGTAGCCCGGAGCGCCGCCTCGCCATCCTCCGCGGGCACCGCGTAACAGATCGAGTGCTCGGAGCTCGCCTGCGAGATCATGACGACCGAAATCCCCGCCTCACGCAGCGCCCCGAAGAGCCGCTGGGCCGTCCCGGGCACGCCGATCATCCCCGTTCCTTCGACGTTGATCAGCGCGACCGATTCGACGGTGGCAAAGCCCTTTACTGCGAACTCCGAGCTCCCCTGCAGGTGAATGCGCGTCCCGGGGAAGGTCGGGTTGAACGTGTTCCGGATGTAGATGGGGATCGCCCGGTCGACCGCCGGCGCCATCGTATACGGATGGATCACCTTCGCACCGAAGTAGGCGAGCTCCATCGCCTCGTCGTAGGAGAGGGCGGTCAGCAGCACCGCGTCGGGGACCAGCCGCGGATTGGCGCTCATCACGCCGTCCACGTCGGTCCAGATGTGGATCTCCGAGGCTTCGAAGAGGGATCCGAAGATGGCGGCGGAGAAGTCGCTGCCGTTGCGTCCCAGCGTCGTTGGCACCCCGTCGGGGCTCGCGGCCACGTATCCGGTGATCACCAGCGTGGGCGGAAGCGGGCCCCGCTCCTCTATCCAGGCAGCGAGGCGCGCACGGCTCGCCTCCCAGTGGATGGTCGGTCCCGCAGGCCCCCATTCCGATACGAGCACCTCCCGGGCGTCCATCCAGGTCACCGGCTCGCCCCGGGCAAGCAGATGACCGGCGAGTATCTGCGCGGACCAGACTTCGCCGTAGCCGGAGACCAGCTCCACCACGCTGCGCGAGTGCGAGCGCAGGAGCCAGGTCGCGTGGAGGACGTCCGCGATGTCCGTCAGATCACGGTCGAAGCGCTCGAGCAGCGCCTTGGCCTGGTCGAGCGGCATCAGCTCGGAGATGGCAGCCCGGTGCTGCTGGCGGATGACCTCCATCTCCTCGCGATAGTGCGGATCGCGCGCGCCGGCGCGCTCCACCGCACGGATCAGTGTATTGGTTACCCCGCTCATCGCCGAGACCACCACGACCTTGCGCGGCTCGGGACGCTCCGAGAGGACGCGCGCCACGTGACGGTAGCGCTCCGCCGTGGCGAGGCTCGTCCCCCCGAACTTGTGAATGATGACGGGGTCGGATCGGTGAGGCATGGTTGACAACTCGGTTACCGCCAGAGCGCCCGCCGCTCCGACGCTATGAAGCGCCGGAAACTATGATCGGCGGCGGGGTGGGGGAAGATGGCGCGCGCGGGCTAGAGGGAGGAAGGAGGCGGGCAGCAATGAAACGGGCGGCTCGAAGGCCGCCCGCAGCTCCCCGGGTGGAACCTCGATTCGCGCTGATCAGCCCGCGCTCAACCCCAGCTTCTTCAGCGCCT is a genomic window of Longimicrobiaceae bacterium containing:
- a CDS encoding alkaline phosphatase family protein, with protein sequence MISRLALLALSGLLAMPLDGAAQENSRTPKVILIGIDGVRPDVLRSVPTPNLDSLIRTGAYSDRAQTGLPTISGPGWASMLTGVWKEKHGILSNDFPFPDNGLDRYPDFLTRIERTRPQLRTFAVADWPPLIEPQTSEERGTAGPVLGQAIDARVSYDGGRLGWGAADELSVAAAEAELLNNDPDAMFVYLGNPDEVSHHTGSIEDEYMAAIARADRQVGRLVAAIRARPNYEQEDWLILVSTDHGRTTDGGHGGDTPEERTIFFLANGPRIRPGSIDTPPNIVDVAATALAYLGIGPDPTWGLDGRPVANLER
- a CDS encoding N(4)-(beta-N-acetylglucosaminyl)-L-asparaginase; this encodes MSVSRRAFFGLAASSAAGALLPAELQARLLPTLRHPLPPPDRPLATPVVIASANGLRGVARAYEMIQQGADPLDAVIAGVNIQELDPEDQSVGLGGLPNADGVVQLDASCMHGPTNRAGAVAALEGIATPSLVAKAIMDHTDHILLVGEGAKRFALDMGFEEQELLTEKSRQDWLRWRARLNPSDNWLDPADEVAVRFTTGTINMNAVNAAGDIASVTSTSGLSWKIPGRVGDSPIIGAGQYCDNSVGAAGSTGRGEANIKVCGAFLTVEFMRQGASPEEACLRTLERVVQMTERRLLDDRGRPRFGLSYYAIAKDGRVGGASLYEGGQYAVADASGARLVDFAYLYSRSERPW
- a CDS encoding DUF305 domain-containing protein; the encoded protein is MTVSQIARRVLLVALTLAASACAAASRTPAGPSTGTAPSSTAEYEELYYARLDSAQTRYTAADVRFMTDMIHHHAQAIEMSEMVPERTENPRIHTLAGRIINAQNDEIAIMRRWLQDRRQPVPEVAMGAGAHGAHGGIDHSQHSMRQMPGMLSPEEIRQLEQARGDEFDRLFLTGMIRHHQGAVTMVQELFATDGAAQDEQVFKFASDVQVDQTTEVARMQSMLAQLPQPVGGQ
- the thrA gene encoding bifunctional aspartate kinase/homoserine dehydrogenase I — translated: MPHRSDPVIIHKFGGTSLATAERYRHVARVLSERPEPRKVVVVSAMSGVTNTLIRAVERAGARDPHYREEMEVIRQQHRAAISELMPLDQAKALLERFDRDLTDIADVLHATWLLRSHSRSVVELVSGYGEVWSAQILAGHLLARGEPVTWMDAREVLVSEWGPAGPTIHWEASRARLAAWIEERGPLPPTLVITGYVAASPDGVPTTLGRNGSDFSAAIFGSLFEASEIHIWTDVDGVMSANPRLVPDAVLLTALSYDEAMELAYFGAKVIHPYTMAPAVDRAIPIYIRNTFNPTFPGTRIHLQGSSEFAVKGFATVESVALINVEGTGMIGVPGTAQRLFGALREAGISVVMISQASSEHSICYAVPAEDGEAALRATERAFFAERHQKQIEKIELVNDCCVLAAVGDGMTGQPGVAANFFGALGKAGINIRAIAQGSSERNISAVIDQAEASRALRAVHSSFYLSPQTLSIGVIGPGVVGSTLLDQLADQVGRLKEELNIDLRVRAIATSRYMLLDDRQIDLTRWRRLFEQEREPVDPDRLVRHVHSDHLPHSVLIDCTASEVVASNYVDWLRRGISIITPNKRANTAPLDFYRKLREAGRGSGARYFYETTVGAGLPIIQTLRDLIQTGDEVLQIEGIFSGTLSYLFNAFDGSRTFSEIVLDARAKGYTEPDPRDDLSGMDVARKVAILGREMGLPLELADVRVESLVPAELRAGTLEEFMGSLHHEDAAMEDLRRQAEARGEVLRFVGSVDREGRASATLRTYPEDHPFARIQLTDNIVLFRTRRYHENPLIVQGPGAGPDVTAGGVFADLLRLAAYLGAPL